The Arvicanthis niloticus isolate mArvNil1 chromosome 2, mArvNil1.pat.X, whole genome shotgun sequence genome includes a window with the following:
- the LOC117704093 gene encoding olfactory receptor 10AG1-like, whose product MAQTLTKSFLHMKHEEVESEGNISTVMQFVLLGFSALPNLQGILYALFSIIYMIILTGNCLIILITSLDHTLQKPMYFFLANFSSLEICYVSVTVPRILFNIWTQDRNISVLSCGAQMCFFLIFGTDECFLLAVMSYDRYVAICNPLHYTLVMNSKKCTQLAAGSWLSGIPIQIGQTCWIFSMHFCNSNEIDHFFCDIPPILKLACGDTAVHELSVYVVVMVVAALPFILVLTSYSKIIATILRLPTAKRRAKAFSTCSSHLLVVVLFYGSGTITYLRPKSMHSPGTDKLLSLFYTIVTPMLNPLIYSLRNKEVIVALRKLILHK is encoded by the coding sequence ATGGCTCAGACATTGACTAAATCATTCCTACATATGAAACATGAAGAAGTTGAGTCAGAAGGCAACATTTCTACAGTAATGCAATTTGTTCTGCTGGGATTTTCTGCTCTTCCCAACCTCCAAGGGATTCTGTATGCATTGTTCTCAATCATTTACATGATTATCCTCACTGGCAATTGCCTCATCATATTAATAACTAGTCTTGACCATACATTGCAGAAACCCATGTATTTCTTCCTGGCAAATTTTTCTTCTCTGGAAATCTGTTATGTATCAGTTACTGTCCCAAGAATTCTGTTCAACATTTGGACACAGGATAGAAATATTTCTGTGCTGTCTTGTGGTGCGCAAATGTGTTTCTTCCTTATATTTGGAACGGATGAATGTTTCCTCCTGGCTGTGATGTCTtatgatcgctatgtggccatTTGCAACCCTTTGCACTATACATTGGTTATGAACTCAAAAAAATGCACTCAGCTGGCAGCAGGCTCCTGGCTCAGCGGCATTCCAATTCAGATTGGACAAACCTGTTGGATATTCTCTATGCATTTTTGTAATTCTAATGAAATAGACCACTTCTTCTGTGACATACCACCAATCCTCAAGCTGGCTTGTGGGGACACTGCAGTTCATGAGCTGTCTGTCTATGTGGTTGTTATGGTGGTGGCTGCACTTCCATTTATATTGGTGCTTACATCCTACAGCAAAATCATTGCCACCATCCTGAGGTTGCCAACAGCCAAAAGGCGGGCAAAAGCCTTCTCCACATGTTCTTCACACCTGCTggtggtggttttattttatggatCTGGCACCATTACATACTTGAGGCCCAAGTCTATGCATTCTCCTGGAACTGACAAACTACTATCTCTGTTCTATACCATTGTGACTCCCATGTTAAATCCCTTAATATACAGCCTCAGGAACAAGGAGGTGATTGTTGCACTGAGAAAACTAATACTTCACAAATAG
- the LOC117704072 gene encoding olfactory receptor 10AG1-like yields the protein MQAIMVKQEELEAIDNVSTVMQFVLIGFSDLPSLQGFLFAVFFVVYITILIGNFLIILITSMVPALQKPMYFFLANFSSLEICYVSVTVPRILFNIEEQDRRISLMSCATQLCFFLVFGTTECLLLAVMSYDRYVAICNPLHYPLVMNPTKCTQLAAISWLGGIPVQIGQTCQIFSMHFCNSNKINHFFCDIPPILKLACGDTSVHELSVYVVVMVVAALPFILVLTSYSKIIATILSLPTAKGRAKAFSTCSSHLLVVLLFYGSATVTYLRPKFMHSPGTDKLLSLFYTIVTPMFNPLIYSLRNKEVIAALRKLILQK from the exons ATGCAAGCAATAATG GTGAAACAAGAAGAGCTCGAGGCCATAGACAATGTTTCCACAGTGATGCAATTTGTGCTCATAGGATTTTCTGACCTGCCCAGCCTCCAAGGGTTTTTATTTGCAGTGTTTTTTGTAGTTTATATAACTATTCTGATTGGAAATTTCCTCATAATACTAATAACCAGTATGGTCCCTGCATTGCAGAAacccatgtatttttttctagcaAATTTTTCCTCTCTGGAAATCTGTTATGTATCAGTAACTGTTCCAAGGATTCTGTTCAACATTGAGGAACAGGACAGAAGAATTTCACTGATGTCCTGTGCCACACAGCTGtgctttttccttgtttttggaACTACAGAATGTTTGCTTCTGGCTGTGAtgtcctatgaccgctatgtggccatttgCAACCCTCTGCACTATCCTTTGGTTATGAACCCAACAAAGTGCACACAGCTGGCAGCCATCTCCTGGCTTGGAGGCATCCCAGTCCAGATAGGACAAACCTGTCAGATATTCTCTATGCATTTTTGTAATTCTAACAAAATCAACCACTTCTTCTGTGACATACCACCAATTCTCAAGCTGGCTTGCGGGGACACTTCAGTGCACGAACTGTCTGTCTATGTGGTTGTTATGGTGGTGGCTGCACTTCCATTTATACTGGTGCTTACATCCTACAGTAAAATCATTGCCACCATCCTGAGTTTGCCAACAGCCAAAGGGCGAGCAAAAGCCTTCTCCACATGTTCTTCCCACCTGCTGGTGGTACTGTTGTTTTATGGATCTGCTACAGTTACCTATTTGAGACCAAAGTTCATGCATTCTCCTGGAACTGACAAACTGCTGTCTCTGTTCTACACCATTGTTACCCCCATGTTCAATCCCTTAATATACAGCCTTAGGAACAAGGAAGTGATTGCTGCACTGAGAAAGTTAATACTCCAAAAATAG